A window from Gorilla gorilla gorilla isolate KB3781 chromosome 21, NHGRI_mGorGor1-v2.1_pri, whole genome shotgun sequence encodes these proteins:
- the ASXL1 gene encoding polycomb group protein ASXL1 isoform X7: MKDKQKKKKERTWAEAARLVLENYSDAPMTPKQILQVIEAEGLKEMSGTSPLACLNAMLHSNSRGGEGLFYKLPGRISLFTLKKDALQWSRHPATVEGEEPEDTADVESCGSNEASTVSGENDVSLDETSSNASCSTESQSRPLSNPRDSYRASSQVNKQKKKTGVMLPRVVLTPLKVNGAHVESASGQMKRNRGEEIDFETPGSILVNTNLRALINSRTFHALPSHFQQQLLFLLPEVDRQVGTDGLLRLSSSALNNEFFTHAAQSWRERLADGEFTHEMQVRIRQEMEKEKKVEQWKEKFFEDYYGQKLGLTKEESLQQNVGQEEAEIKSGLCVPGESVRIQRGPATRQRDGHFKKRSRPDLRTRARRNLYKKQESEQAGVAKDAKSVASDVPVYKDGEAKTDPAGLSSPHLPGTSSAAPDLEGPEFPVESVASRIQAEPDNLARASASPDRIPSLPQETVDQEPKDQKRKSFEQAASASFPEKKPRLEDRQSFRNTIESVHTEKPQPTKEEPKVPPIRIQLSRIKPPWVVKGQPTYQICPRIIPTTESSCRGWTGARTLADIKARALQVRGARGHHCHREAATTAIGGGGGPGGGGGGATDEGGGRGSSSGDGGEACGHPEPRGGPSTPGKCTSDLQRTQLLPPYPLNGEHTQAGTAMSRARREDLPSLRKEESCLLQRATAGLTDGLGDASQLPVAPTGDQPCQALPLLSSQTSVAERLVEQPQLHPDVRTECESGTTSWESDDEEQGPTVPADNGPIPSLVGDDILEKGTGQALDSHPTMKDPVNVTSSSTPESSPTDCLQNRPFDDELGLGGSCPPMRESDTRQENLKTKALVSNSSVHWIPIPSNDEVVKQPEPESREHVPSVEPQVGEKWEKAAPTPPALPGDLTAEEGLDPLDSLTSLWTVPSRGGNDSNGSYCQQVDIEKLKINGDSEALSPHSESTDTASDFEGHLTEDSSEADTSEAAVTKRSSVDKDEKPNWNQSAPLSKVNGDMRLVTRTDGMVAPQSWVSRVCAVRQKIPDSLLLANTEYQPRAVCLSRPGSSVEATNPLVMQLLQGSLPLEKVLPPAHDDSMSESPQVPLTKEQSHGFLRMGSLHGLGKNSGMVGGSSPSSLRALKEPLLPDSCETGTGLARIEATQAPGAPQKNCKAVPSFDSLHPVTNPITSSRKLEEMDSKEQFSSFSCEDQKEVRAMSQDSNSNAAPGKSPGDLTTSRTPRFSSPNVISFGPEQTGRALGNQSNVTGQGKKLFGSGNVAATLQRPRPADPMPLPAEIPPVFPSGKLGPSTNSMSGGVQTPREDWASKPHAFVGSVKNEKTFVGGPLKANAENRKATGHSPLELVGHLQGMPFVMDLPFWKLPREPGKGLSEPLEPSLPSQLSIKQAFYGKLSKLQLSSTSFNYSSSSPTFPKGLAGSVVQLSHKANFGASHSASLSLQMFTDSSTVESISLQCACSLKAMIMCQGCGAFCHDDCIGPSKLCVLCLVVR, from the exons AAGGATGCCCTGCAGTGGTCTCGCCATCCAGCTACAGTGGAGGGAGAGGAGCCAGAGGACACGGCCGATGTGGAGAGCTGTGGGTCTAATGAAGCCAGCACTGTGAGTGGTGAAAACGATG TATCTCTTGATGAAACATCTTCGAACGCATCCTGTTCTACAGAATCCCAGAGTCGACCTCTTTCCAATCCCAGGGACAGCTACAGAGCTTCCTCACAG gtgaacaaacaaaagaaaaagactggGGTGATGCTGCCTCGAGTTGTCCTGACTCCTCTGAAGGTAAACGGGGCCCACGTGGAATCTGCATCAG GTCAAATGAAGCGCAACAGAGGGGAAGAAATAGATTTTGAGACACCTGGGTCCATTCTCGTCAACACCAACCTGCGTGCCCTGATCAACTCTCGGACCTTCCATGCCTTACCATCACACTTCCAGCAgcagctcctcttcctcctgcctgaAGTAGACAGACAG GTGGGGACGGATGGCCTGTTGCGTCTCAGCAGCAGTGCACTAAATAACGAGTTTTTTACCCATGCGGCTCAGAGCTGGCGGGAGCGCCTGGCTGATG GCGAATTTACTCATGAGATGCAAGTCAGGATACGACAGGaaatggagaaggaaaagaaggtggAACAATGGAAAGAAAAGTTCTTTGAAGACTACTATGGACAGAA gCTGGGTTTGACCAAAGAAGAGTCATTGCAGCAGAACGTGGGCCAGGAGGAGGCTGAAATCAAAAGTGGCTTGTGTGTCCCAGGAGAATCAGTGCGTATACAGCGTGGTCCAGCCACCCGACAGCGAGATGGGCATTTTAAGAAACGCTCTCGGCCAGATCTCCGAACCAGAGCCAGAAGGAATCTGTACAAAAAACAGGAGTCAGAACAAGCAGGGGTTGCTAAGGATGCAAAATCTGTGGCCTCAGATGTTCCCGTCTACAAGGATGGGGAGGCTAAGACTGACCCAGCAGGGCTGAGCAGTCCCCATCTGCCAGgcacatcctctgcagcacccGACCTGGAGGGTCCCGAATTCCCAGTTGAGTCTGTGGCTTCTCGGATCCAGGCTGAGCCAGACAACTTGGCACGTGCCTCTGCATCTCCAGACAGAATTCCTAGCCTGCCTCAGGAAACTGTGGATCAGGAACCCAAGGATCAGAAGAGGAAATCCTTTGAGCAGGCGGCCTCTGCATCCTTTCCCGAAAAGAAGCCCCGGCTTGAAGATCGTCAGTCCTTTCGTAACACAATTGAAAGTGTTCACACCGAAAAGCCACAGCCCACTAAAGAGGAGCCCAAAGTCCCGCCCATCCGG ATTCAACTTTCACGTATCAAACCACCCTGGGTGGTTAAAGGTCAGCCCACTTACCAGATATGCCCCCGGATCATCCCCACCACGGAGTCCTCCTGCCGGGGTTGGACTGGCGCCAGGACCCTCGCAGACATTAAAGCCCGTGCTCTGCAGGTCCGAGGGGCGAGAGGTCACCACTGCCATAGAGAGGCGGCCACCACTGCCATCGGAGGGGGGGGTGGCCCGGGTGGAGGTGGCGGCGGGGCCACCGATGAGGGAGgtggcagaggcagcagcagtggtgatggtggtgaggcCTGTGGCCACCCTGAGCCCAGGGGAGGCCCGAGCACCCCTGGAAAGTGTACGTCAGATCTACAGCGAACACAACTACTGCCGCCTTATCCTCTAAATGGGGAGCATACCCAGGCCGGAACTGCCATGTCCAGAGCTAGGAGAGAGGACCTGCCTTCTCTGAGAAAGGAGGAAAGCTGCCTACTACAGAGGGCTACAGCTGGACTCACAGATGGGCTAGGAGATGCCTCCCAACTCCCCGTTGCTCCCACTGGGGACCAGCCATGCCAGGCCTTGCCCCTACTGTCCTCCCAAACCTCAGTAGCTGAGAGATTAGTGGAGCAGCCTCAGTTGCATCCGGATGTTAGAACTGAATGTGAGTCTGGCACCACTTCCTGGGAAAGTGATGATGAGGAGCAAGGACCCACCGTTCCTGCAGACAATGGTCCCATACCGTCTCTAGTGGGAGATGATATATTAGAGAAAGGAACTGGCCAAGCTCTTGACAGTCATCCCACTATGAAGGATCCTGTAAATGTGACCTCCAGTTCCACACCTGAATCCTCACCGACTGATTGCCTGCAGAACAGACCATTTGATGACGAATtagggcttggtggctcatgccctcCTATGAGGGAAAGTGATACTAGACAAGAAAACTTGAAAACCAAGGCTCTCGTTTCTAACAGTTCTGTGCATTGGATACCCATCCCATCGAATGATGAGGTAGTGAAACAGCCCGAACCAGAATCCAGAGAACACGTACCATCTGTTGAGCCCCAGGTTGGAGAGAAGTGGGAGAAAGCTGCTCCCACCCCTCCTGCATTGCCTGGGGATTTGACAGCTGAGGAGGGTCTAGATCCTCTTGACAGCCTTACTTCACTCTGGACTGTGCCATCTCGAGGAGGCAATGACAGCAATGGCAGTTACTGTCAACAGGTGGACATTGAAAAGCTGAAAATCAACGGAGACTCTGAAGCACTGAGTCCTCACAGTGAGTCCACAGATACAGCCTCTGACTTTGAAGGTCACCTCACGGAGGACAGCAGTGAGGCTGACACTAGTGAAGCTGCAGTGACAAAGCGATCTTCGGTGGACAAGGATGAGAAACCCAATTGGAACCAATCTGCCCCACTGTCCAAGGTGAATGGTGACATGCGTCTGGTTACAAGGACAGATGGGATGGTTGCTCCTCAGAGCTGGGTGTCTCGAGTATGTGCGGTCCGCCAAAAGATCCCAGATTCCCTACTGCTGGCCAATACTGAGTACCAGCCAAGAGCCGTGTGCCTGTCCAGGCCTGGGTCCTCAGTGGAGGCCACTAACCCACTTGTGATGCAGTTGCTGCAGGGTAGCTTGCCCCTAGAGAAGGTTCTTCCACCAGCCCACGATGACAGCATGTCAGAATCCCCACAAGTACCACTTACAAAAGAGCAGAGCCATGGCTTCCTACGCATGGGATCTTTACATGGTCTTGGAAAAAACAGTGGCATGGTTGGTGGAAGCAGCCCCAGTTCTTTAAGGGCTTTGAAGGAGCCTCTTCTACCAGATAGCTGTGAAACAGGCACTGGTCTTGCCAGGATTGAGGCCACCCAGGCTCCTGGAGCACCCCAAAAGAATTGCAAGGCAGTCCCAAGTTTTGACTCCCTCCATCCGGTGACAAATCCCATTACATCCTCTAGGAAACTGGAAGAAATGGATTCCAAAGAGCAGTTCTCTTCCTTTAGCTGTGAAGATCAGAAGGAAGTCCGTGCTATGTCACAGGACAGTAATTCAAATGCTGCTCCAGGAAAGAGCCCAGGAGATCTTACTACCTCGAGAACACCTCGTTTCTCATCTCCAAATGTGATCTCCTTTGGTCCAGAGCAGACAGGTCGGGCCCTGGGTAATCAGAGCAATGTTACAGGCCAAGGGAAGAAGCTTTTTGGCTCTGGGAATGTGGCTGCAACCCTTCAGCGCCCCAGGCCTGCGGACCCGATGCCTCTTCCTGCTGAGATCCCTCCAGTTTTTCCCAGTGGGAAGTTGGGACCAAGCACAAACTCCATGTCTGGTGGGGTACAGACTCCAAGGGAAGACTGGGCTTCAAAGCCACATGCCTTTGTTGGCAGCGTCAAGAATGAGAAGACTTTTGTGGGGGGTCCTCTTAAGGCAAATGCCGAGAACAGGAAAGCCACTGGGCATAGTCCCCTGGAACTGGTGGGTCACTTGCAAGGGATGCCCTTTGTCATGGACTTGCCCTTCTGGAAATTACCCCGAGAGCCAGGGAAGGGGCTCAGTGAGCCTCTGGagccttctctcccctcccaacTCAGCATCAAGCAGGCATTTTATGGGAAGCTTTCTAAACTCCAACTGAGTTCCACCAGCTTTAATTATTCCTCTAGCTCTCCCACCTTTCCCAAAGGCCTTGCTGGAAGTGTGGTGCAGCTGAGCCACAAAGCAAACTTTGGTGCGAGCCACAGTGCATCACTTTCCTTGCAAATGTTCACTGACAGCAGCACGGTGGAAAGCATCTCACTCCAGTGTGCGTGCAGCCTGAAAGCCATGATCATGTGCCAAGGCTGCGGTGCGTTCTGTCACGATGACTGTATTGGACCCTCAAAGCTCTGTGTATTGTGCCTTGTGGTGAGATAA
- the ASXL1 gene encoding polycomb group protein ASXL1 isoform X5 — MLSFPNLNQVLENYSDAPMTPKQILQVIEAEGLKEMSGTSPLACLNAMLHSNSRGGEGLFYKLPGRISLFTLKKDALQWSRHPATVEGEEPEDTADVESCGSNEASTVSGENDVSLDETSSNASCSTESQSRPLSNPRDSYRASSQVNKQKKKTGVMLPRVVLTPLKVNGAHVESASGFSGCHADGESGSPSSSSSGSLALGSAAIRGQAEVTQDPAPLLRGFRKPATGQMKRNRGEEIDFETPGSILVNTNLRALINSRTFHALPSHFQQQLLFLLPEVDRQVGTDGLLRLSSSALNNEFFTHAAQSWRERLADGEFTHEMQVRIRQEMEKEKKVEQWKEKFFEDYYGQKLGLTKEESLQQNVGQEEAEIKSGLCVPGESVRIQRGPATRQRDGHFKKRSRPDLRTRARRNLYKKQESEQAGVAKDAKSVASDVPVYKDGEAKTDPAGLSSPHLPGTSSAAPDLEGPEFPVESVASRIQAEPDNLARASASPDRIPSLPQETVDQEPKDQKRKSFEQAASASFPEKKPRLEDRQSFRNTIESVHTEKPQPTKEEPKVPPIRIQLSRIKPPWVVKGQPTYQICPRIIPTTESSCRGWTGARTLADIKARALQVRGARGHHCHREAATTAIGGGGGPGGGGGGATDEGGGRGSSSGDGGEACGHPEPRGGPSTPGKCTSDLQRTQLLPPYPLNGEHTQAGTAMSRARREDLPSLRKEESCLLQRATAGLTDGLGDASQLPVAPTGDQPCQALPLLSSQTSVAERLVEQPQLHPDVRTECESGTTSWESDDEEQGPTVPADNGPIPSLVGDDILEKGTGQALDSHPTMKDPVNVTSSSTPESSPTDCLQNRPFDDELGLGGSCPPMRESDTRQENLKTKALVSNSSVHWIPIPSNDEVVKQPEPESREHVPSVEPQVGEKWEKAAPTPPALPGDLTAEEGLDPLDSLTSLWTVPSRGGNDSNGSYCQQVDIEKLKINGDSEALSPHSESTDTASDFEGHLTEDSSEADTSEAAVTKRSSVDKDEKPNWNQSAPLSKVNGDMRLVTRTDGMVAPQSWVSRVCAVRQKIPDSLLLANTEYQPRAVCLSRPGSSVEATNPLVMQLLQGSLPLEKVLPPAHDDSMSESPQVPLTKEQSHGFLRMGSLHGLGKNSGMVGGSSPSSLRALKEPLLPDSCETGTGLARIEATQAPGAPQKNCKAVPSFDSLHPVTNPITSSRKLEEMDSKEQFSSFSCEDQKEVRAMSQDSNSNAAPGKSPGDLTTSRTPRFSSPNVISFGPEQTGRALGNQSNVTGQGKKLFGSGNVAATLQRPRPADPMPLPAEIPPVFPSGKLGPSTNSMSGGVQTPREDWASKPHAFVGSVKNEKTFVGGPLKANAENRKATGHSPLELVGHLQGMPFVMDLPFWKLPREPGKGLSEPLEPSLPSQLSIKQAFYGKLSKLQLSSTSFNYSSSSPTFPKGLAGSVVQLSHKANFGASHSASLSLQMFTDSSTVESISLQCACSLKAMIMCQGCGAFCHDDCIGPSKLCVLCLVVR, encoded by the exons AAGGATGCCCTGCAGTGGTCTCGCCATCCAGCTACAGTGGAGGGAGAGGAGCCAGAGGACACGGCCGATGTGGAGAGCTGTGGGTCTAATGAAGCCAGCACTGTGAGTGGTGAAAACGATG TATCTCTTGATGAAACATCTTCGAACGCATCCTGTTCTACAGAATCCCAGAGTCGACCTCTTTCCAATCCCAGGGACAGCTACAGAGCTTCCTCACAG gtgaacaaacaaaagaaaaagactggGGTGATGCTGCCTCGAGTTGTCCTGACTCCTCTGAAGGTAAACGGGGCCCACGTGGAATCTGCATCAG GGTTCTCGGGCTGCCACGCCGATGGCGAGAGCGGCAGCCCgtccagcagcagcagcggctcTCTGGCCCTGGGCAGCGCTGCTATTCGTGGCCAGGCCGAGGTCACCCAGGACCCTGCCCCGCTCCTGAGAGGCTTCCGGAAGCCAGCCACAG GTCAAATGAAGCGCAACAGAGGGGAAGAAATAGATTTTGAGACACCTGGGTCCATTCTCGTCAACACCAACCTGCGTGCCCTGATCAACTCTCGGACCTTCCATGCCTTACCATCACACTTCCAGCAgcagctcctcttcctcctgcctgaAGTAGACAGACAG GTGGGGACGGATGGCCTGTTGCGTCTCAGCAGCAGTGCACTAAATAACGAGTTTTTTACCCATGCGGCTCAGAGCTGGCGGGAGCGCCTGGCTGATG GCGAATTTACTCATGAGATGCAAGTCAGGATACGACAGGaaatggagaaggaaaagaaggtggAACAATGGAAAGAAAAGTTCTTTGAAGACTACTATGGACAGAA gCTGGGTTTGACCAAAGAAGAGTCATTGCAGCAGAACGTGGGCCAGGAGGAGGCTGAAATCAAAAGTGGCTTGTGTGTCCCAGGAGAATCAGTGCGTATACAGCGTGGTCCAGCCACCCGACAGCGAGATGGGCATTTTAAGAAACGCTCTCGGCCAGATCTCCGAACCAGAGCCAGAAGGAATCTGTACAAAAAACAGGAGTCAGAACAAGCAGGGGTTGCTAAGGATGCAAAATCTGTGGCCTCAGATGTTCCCGTCTACAAGGATGGGGAGGCTAAGACTGACCCAGCAGGGCTGAGCAGTCCCCATCTGCCAGgcacatcctctgcagcacccGACCTGGAGGGTCCCGAATTCCCAGTTGAGTCTGTGGCTTCTCGGATCCAGGCTGAGCCAGACAACTTGGCACGTGCCTCTGCATCTCCAGACAGAATTCCTAGCCTGCCTCAGGAAACTGTGGATCAGGAACCCAAGGATCAGAAGAGGAAATCCTTTGAGCAGGCGGCCTCTGCATCCTTTCCCGAAAAGAAGCCCCGGCTTGAAGATCGTCAGTCCTTTCGTAACACAATTGAAAGTGTTCACACCGAAAAGCCACAGCCCACTAAAGAGGAGCCCAAAGTCCCGCCCATCCGG ATTCAACTTTCACGTATCAAACCACCCTGGGTGGTTAAAGGTCAGCCCACTTACCAGATATGCCCCCGGATCATCCCCACCACGGAGTCCTCCTGCCGGGGTTGGACTGGCGCCAGGACCCTCGCAGACATTAAAGCCCGTGCTCTGCAGGTCCGAGGGGCGAGAGGTCACCACTGCCATAGAGAGGCGGCCACCACTGCCATCGGAGGGGGGGGTGGCCCGGGTGGAGGTGGCGGCGGGGCCACCGATGAGGGAGgtggcagaggcagcagcagtggtgatggtggtgaggcCTGTGGCCACCCTGAGCCCAGGGGAGGCCCGAGCACCCCTGGAAAGTGTACGTCAGATCTACAGCGAACACAACTACTGCCGCCTTATCCTCTAAATGGGGAGCATACCCAGGCCGGAACTGCCATGTCCAGAGCTAGGAGAGAGGACCTGCCTTCTCTGAGAAAGGAGGAAAGCTGCCTACTACAGAGGGCTACAGCTGGACTCACAGATGGGCTAGGAGATGCCTCCCAACTCCCCGTTGCTCCCACTGGGGACCAGCCATGCCAGGCCTTGCCCCTACTGTCCTCCCAAACCTCAGTAGCTGAGAGATTAGTGGAGCAGCCTCAGTTGCATCCGGATGTTAGAACTGAATGTGAGTCTGGCACCACTTCCTGGGAAAGTGATGATGAGGAGCAAGGACCCACCGTTCCTGCAGACAATGGTCCCATACCGTCTCTAGTGGGAGATGATATATTAGAGAAAGGAACTGGCCAAGCTCTTGACAGTCATCCCACTATGAAGGATCCTGTAAATGTGACCTCCAGTTCCACACCTGAATCCTCACCGACTGATTGCCTGCAGAACAGACCATTTGATGACGAATtagggcttggtggctcatgccctcCTATGAGGGAAAGTGATACTAGACAAGAAAACTTGAAAACCAAGGCTCTCGTTTCTAACAGTTCTGTGCATTGGATACCCATCCCATCGAATGATGAGGTAGTGAAACAGCCCGAACCAGAATCCAGAGAACACGTACCATCTGTTGAGCCCCAGGTTGGAGAGAAGTGGGAGAAAGCTGCTCCCACCCCTCCTGCATTGCCTGGGGATTTGACAGCTGAGGAGGGTCTAGATCCTCTTGACAGCCTTACTTCACTCTGGACTGTGCCATCTCGAGGAGGCAATGACAGCAATGGCAGTTACTGTCAACAGGTGGACATTGAAAAGCTGAAAATCAACGGAGACTCTGAAGCACTGAGTCCTCACAGTGAGTCCACAGATACAGCCTCTGACTTTGAAGGTCACCTCACGGAGGACAGCAGTGAGGCTGACACTAGTGAAGCTGCAGTGACAAAGCGATCTTCGGTGGACAAGGATGAGAAACCCAATTGGAACCAATCTGCCCCACTGTCCAAGGTGAATGGTGACATGCGTCTGGTTACAAGGACAGATGGGATGGTTGCTCCTCAGAGCTGGGTGTCTCGAGTATGTGCGGTCCGCCAAAAGATCCCAGATTCCCTACTGCTGGCCAATACTGAGTACCAGCCAAGAGCCGTGTGCCTGTCCAGGCCTGGGTCCTCAGTGGAGGCCACTAACCCACTTGTGATGCAGTTGCTGCAGGGTAGCTTGCCCCTAGAGAAGGTTCTTCCACCAGCCCACGATGACAGCATGTCAGAATCCCCACAAGTACCACTTACAAAAGAGCAGAGCCATGGCTTCCTACGCATGGGATCTTTACATGGTCTTGGAAAAAACAGTGGCATGGTTGGTGGAAGCAGCCCCAGTTCTTTAAGGGCTTTGAAGGAGCCTCTTCTACCAGATAGCTGTGAAACAGGCACTGGTCTTGCCAGGATTGAGGCCACCCAGGCTCCTGGAGCACCCCAAAAGAATTGCAAGGCAGTCCCAAGTTTTGACTCCCTCCATCCGGTGACAAATCCCATTACATCCTCTAGGAAACTGGAAGAAATGGATTCCAAAGAGCAGTTCTCTTCCTTTAGCTGTGAAGATCAGAAGGAAGTCCGTGCTATGTCACAGGACAGTAATTCAAATGCTGCTCCAGGAAAGAGCCCAGGAGATCTTACTACCTCGAGAACACCTCGTTTCTCATCTCCAAATGTGATCTCCTTTGGTCCAGAGCAGACAGGTCGGGCCCTGGGTAATCAGAGCAATGTTACAGGCCAAGGGAAGAAGCTTTTTGGCTCTGGGAATGTGGCTGCAACCCTTCAGCGCCCCAGGCCTGCGGACCCGATGCCTCTTCCTGCTGAGATCCCTCCAGTTTTTCCCAGTGGGAAGTTGGGACCAAGCACAAACTCCATGTCTGGTGGGGTACAGACTCCAAGGGAAGACTGGGCTTCAAAGCCACATGCCTTTGTTGGCAGCGTCAAGAATGAGAAGACTTTTGTGGGGGGTCCTCTTAAGGCAAATGCCGAGAACAGGAAAGCCACTGGGCATAGTCCCCTGGAACTGGTGGGTCACTTGCAAGGGATGCCCTTTGTCATGGACTTGCCCTTCTGGAAATTACCCCGAGAGCCAGGGAAGGGGCTCAGTGAGCCTCTGGagccttctctcccctcccaacTCAGCATCAAGCAGGCATTTTATGGGAAGCTTTCTAAACTCCAACTGAGTTCCACCAGCTTTAATTATTCCTCTAGCTCTCCCACCTTTCCCAAAGGCCTTGCTGGAAGTGTGGTGCAGCTGAGCCACAAAGCAAACTTTGGTGCGAGCCACAGTGCATCACTTTCCTTGCAAATGTTCACTGACAGCAGCACGGTGGAAAGCATCTCACTCCAGTGTGCGTGCAGCCTGAAAGCCATGATCATGTGCCAAGGCTGCGGTGCGTTCTGTCACGATGACTGTATTGGACCCTCAAAGCTCTGTGTATTGTGCCTTGTGGTGAGATAA